A stretch of DNA from Kangiella sediminilitoris:
AATTTACTTACCACTTTTCTTTTTAATCGCTCGTAAGGTACGTAATTGAGCAACAGCTTCTGCAAGCTCTGCAGCCGCTTTTGAATACTCAATTTCAGAGTTCTGATCAGACAGAGCTTCGCGAGCGTCCTGTTCTGCTTCTAAAGCTTTCGCTTCATCCACATCTTCTGCTCTGATTGCTGTATCAGCCAGTACCGTTACTATGTGCGGCTGAACCTCTAACATTCCACCAGAAACGAAGAATAGCTCGACCTCACCTCCAGGTAGAGTCACTTTGACTGGACCCGGGTTTAATGACGTTAGCAGGGGAGCGTGGCCAGGTTCAACACCTAGCTCACCAAGTTCACCCGTTGCAATCAAGCGTTCAACTTTTCCTGAGAAAATTGAGCTCTCTGCGCTAACGATGTCCAAATGTACTGTCATTGCCATCAGTCTCCCCCTTTCTTAGAGAACAAGCAAGGGTTCATTAAAGATTCTTGGCCTTTTCAACCGCTTCTTCAATAGAACCAACCATATAGAACGCTTGCTCTGGCAAGTGATCGTATTCACCATTTAGGATGCCTTTAAAGCCAGAAATCGTATCCTTAAGTGATACATATTTACCTGGAGCACCTGTAAATACTTCTGCTACGAAGAATGGTTGAGACAAGAAACGTTGAATTTTACGTGCACGTGATACAGTCTGCTTATCTTCTTCAGAAAGCTCGTCCATACCAAGAATCGCAATAATATCTTTCAACTCTTTATACCGCTGAAGTACACCCTGAACACCACGAGCTACATCATAATGCTCGTTACCGATGATTAACGGATCAAGCTGACGAGAAGTAGAGTCTAAAGGATCAACTGCTGGGTAAATACCTAGCTCAGCAATTTGACGTGACAATACAACAGTTGCGTCCAAGTGTGCGAACGTAGTAGCTGGAGAAGGGTCAGTCAAGTCATCCGCAGGTACGTATACAGCCTGAATCGATGTAATCGAACCAGTCTTCGTTGAAGTAATACGTTCCTGAAGTACACCCATCTCTTCAGCTAGAGTTGGCTGGTAACCAACTGCTGATGGCATACGACCTAGTAGTGCTGATACCTCTGTACCTGCTAGAGTATAACGATAGATGTTATCTACGAACAATAGTACGTCACGGCCTTCATCACGGAATTTTTCCGCCATAGTCAAACCAGTCAAAGCAACACGTAAACGGTTACCCGGTGGTTCGTTCATCTGACCATATACTAGAGATACTTTATCGATTACGTTTGAGTCAGTCATTTCGTGGTAGAAGTCGTTACCCTCACGAGTACGCTCACCTACACCAGCGAATACTGAGAAACCTGAGTGCTCAATCGCAATGTTACGGATAAGCTCCATCATGTTTACGGTTTTACCTACACCAGCACCACCGAACAGACCAACTTTACCACCTTTAGCGAATGGGCAAACCAAGTCGATAACCTTAATACCTGTCTCAAGAAGTTCGTTAGCTGGTGCTAACTCTTCAAGAGTTGGTGCTTTACGGTGAATAGACATACGTTCTTTCTCACCGATAGGACCTTTCTCATCGATTGGGTCACCAAGCACGTCCATGATACGGCCTAGGGTTTCTGTACCCACAGGAACCTGGATTGGCGCGCCAGTATTCGTTGTTTCTAATCCACGACGTAAACCATCTGATGCTCCCATCGCGATACAACGCACAACACCGTCACCCAACTGCTGCTGAACTTCAAGCGTTAGGCCTGTATCAGTTACTGTTAGTGCATCATAAACCTTAGGAACACTATCACGCGGGAACTCAACGTCGATAACCGCGCCGATAATTTCTACAATGTTACCTGTGCTCATATTGATTTCCTCAATCTTAAGCTTTTAAAAACTTCTCTTTCTACTTTACGAAAAAGTAATGTATTAAACCGCAGCTGCACCAGCACTAATCTCAGCCAACTCTTGAGTAATAGCTGCTTGACGTGCTTTATTGTAAACAAGCTCAAGGTCATCAATAAGATCACCGGCGTTATCCGAAGCAGCTTTCATCGCCACCATTCGTGCTGCCTGTTCACATGCTATGTTTTCTACAACTGCCTGATAAACCTGAGACTCAATGAAACGCACCATTAATTTATCCAATAATGGCTTAGCTTCTGGCTCGTACAAGTAGTCCCAGTGATGGCGCAATTCATCATCTTGACCAACCGGTAGTGGCAATAGTTGCTCTACCTTAGGATCTTGCGTCATCGAGTTTACAAACTCATTCGTTACGATAAATAATCGATCAATGCGACCTTCGTCGTAGGCTTTTAACATCACTTTCACTGCACCGATCAAATCTTCAATCTCCGGTGTATCACCCAAGTTTGAAGTTTTAGCAACAACTGAACCACCGAACTTCTTAAAGAAGCTAGTCGCTTTGCTGCCGATCAGACACATATCAACTTCGATGTCCTGCTCAGACCATTTTTTCATGTCGTTAAGCGCTGCTTTAAACAAGTTAATGTTTAAACCACCACACAAACCTCGGTCTGTTGATACAACGATATATCCTACACGTTTAATGTCACGTTCTGTGATATAAGCATGACGATACTCAGGAGTACCCTGAGCGATATGCTTAATCACGTTACGGATTTTTTCCGCGTAAGGACGTGATGATGCCATACGATCTTGCGCTTTACGCATTTTACTCGCTGCAACCATTTCCATCGCAGAAGTAATTTTTTGCGTATTCTTAATCGATCCAATTTTAGTACGAATCTCTTTAGCGCCTGACATATATTATTTCCAGTCTAAATTAGTGTTTGGAAGCAGGGAAGGGTGCCAAAAGCACCCATCTCAATTCTTACCAAGTTTGCGTAGACTTAAACTTAGTTAAAGCTTCTTCAAGTTTAGCTTTGACGTCGTCGTTGTAATCACATTTTTCATTGATTTCATCCAACAAGTCTTTGTGCTCATTCTTGAAGTAGTCTAGCAATGCAGATTCAAAATCACCGACTTTGCTGATTTCAACATCTTTCAAGTGGCCTTCTTCCGCAGCGTATAGCGATACCGCCATTTCAGCTACGGATAAAGGAGCGTATTGATTCTGCTTCATTAGTTCAGTTACACGCTGACCATGCTCTAGCTGTTCACGAGTCGCATCATCAAGATCCGAAGCAAACTGTGCGAAAGCTGCCAATTCACGGTACTGAGCTAATGCCAAACGAACACCACCACCAAGCTTCTTAACGATCTTAGTCTGTGCAGAACCACCAACACGTGATACTGAAAGACCAGCGTTAACCGCAGGACGGATACCGGCGTTGAACAAGTCAGTTTCCAAGAAAATCTGACCGTCTGTAATCGAAATAACGTTCGTAGGTACGAAAGCAGATACGTCACCAGCTTGCGTTTCAATAATTGGCAATGCTGTTAATGAACCTGTTTTACCTTTTACTTCACCGTTAGTAATCTTTTCAACGTGATCTGCATTGATTCGTGCAGCACGCTCAAGAAGACGTGAGTGTAAGTAGAATACGTCACCTGGGTATGCTTCACGGCCTGGAGGACGACGTAATAGCAATGAAATTTGACGGTAAGCCCAAGCCTGTTTAGTCAAATCATCATATACGATTAAGCTATCTTCACCGCGGTCACGGAAGTACTCACCCATTGAACAGCCTGAGAATGGAGCAATAAACTGCAATGCTGCTGCATCAGCTGCTGCCGCTGCAACCACGATGGTGTGGTCCATTGCGCCGTGCTCTTCAAGCTTACGAACGATGTTGTTAATTGTAGACGCTTTTTGACCAACCGCTACATATACACAAGTAACACCTGTGCCTTTCTGGTTGATGATTGCGTCGATAGCGATGGCTGTTTTACCAGTCTGACGGTCACCAATGATCAGCTCACGCTGGCCACGACCGATTGGAATCATCGCATCAATTGATTTAATACCGGTTTGTACTGGCTGGTCAACTGATTGACGGGCAATTACACCAGGTGCAATTTTTTCGATTGGAGAGAAACCGTCGTTTTCAATTGGACCTTTGCCGTCAAGAGGGTTACCCAGGGCGTCAACAACACGACCTAGTAGACCACGGCCTACTGGCACTTCAAGAATACGGCCAGTACATTTAGCAGTCATACCTTCAACGATGTCAGTGTAGTCACCTAGAACTACCGCACCGACAGAGTCACGCTCTAAGTTCAAAGCCATACCATATTTACCGCCAGGGAGTTCGATCATCTCACCAGCCATGACTTCTTCTAAACCGTGTATACGTAAAATACCGTCAGATACGCTGACGATAGTACCTTCATTACGAGCCTCGCTAACAACTTCAAAAGAGTCGATGCGTTTTTTGATTAGCTCGCTAATTTCAGATGGATTCAGTTGCACACTCATGCTTCTTCCTCACTAAGCTCTTAGCGTTTCGGAAAGCTTGTTGAGCTTACCGCGTATTGATCCGTCAATAACCATGTCACCTGCTCTGATAACCAGGCCACCAATCATTGAAGAATCCACTTGTGTTTCAATGTTAACCTTACGACCAAGTTTTGTCGTCAACTTGTCTGTTAGTCGTTGCAATTGCTCATCACTTAAGGCCATTGCTGATGTTACTTCAACATCAACTGTTTTCTCATAATTCGCTTTTAAAACGTCGAAACGTTGGCGAATCGCTGGCAATGCTTCTAAGCGATTATTTCTTGCAAGCAATTTAATAAAGTTTTGGACTTTATCAACCAAGTGGCCTTCGCCGATTTTAAGAATCACTTCGCCTTTCTGTTCTGAAGAAAGGGAAGGGTCTGTAATCAGTGACGCCACTTCGTCATTGCTAACGGCTTGAGCGACAAAATCTAACATGCTTGCCCACTCAGATACAGTCTGAGAACCAAGAGCATATTCGAATGCTGCTTTTGCGTATGGTCTTGCAATAGTAGATAGCTCTGCCATAGTTAACCCTTATAGATCTTCGACTAGCTTGTCGAACATATCATTGTTCGCTGCATCGTCGATGTTGCGCTCAATAATTTTCTCAGCGCCAGCAACTGCTAAAGTAGCAACTTTAGCGCGTAACTGTTCGCGTGCACGGTTAACTTCTTGCTCAATCTCAGCTTCAGCGCCTGACTTAATCTTTTCAGCTTCAGCGCGAGCGTCATCTTTCGCTGAATCAACAATTTCAGCATGACGTTTTTTAGCAGAATCAACCAAGTCAGCTGACTGGTTTTTAGCATCACGTAAAATTTCTGATGCTTTTTCCTGAGCAAGCTCTAAGTCTTTTTGACTTCTTTCTGAAGCCGCAAGACCCTCGGCAATTTTATCTTGACGTTCTTTGATAGCCTTCATCAATGGAGGCCATACGAACTTCATGCAGAACCACACAAAGCCGACAAAGAATATCATGTTGATTAATAGGGTAGCGTTAATATTCACGTCTATTCCCCCTCTCTTAAGTTAGTCATCATTTTGGTATAAATACCAGTTCGCAATCTCTTTATTAACCGACTAGAGCTTGCAATTGACCAACATATGGGCTTGCGAACGTGAACCACATGCCGATACCGATACCGATCATAGTAACCGCATCCAAAAGACCAGCAACTAGGAACATTTTAGTTTGTAGCATAGGAGCAAGTTCAGGTTGACGAGCTGAAGCTTCAAGGAATTTACCACCTAGAAGACCGAAGCCAATCGCAGTACCTAAAGCACCTAGACCCAAAATTAATAGTACACCTAATGCTGTGAACGCGAACAAAGTTTCCATTGTTTTCCTCCAATCGAGAAATAAAGTTAAATGTTAAAACTAAAAATTAAAAACCAAAACCTGTGATTAGTGATCTTCATGGGCCATGCTGAGGTATACGATAGTCAGCATCATAAAGATGAAAGCCTGTAGCGTAATTACAAGAATGTGGAAAATTGCCCACACCATGTAAGCGATACCACCGCCGACGATACCGCCGATACCAGCACTCATTAAGACCGCAATCAAAATAAATATCAGCTCACCTGCATACAAGTTACCGAATAGACGCAGTGCTAACGAAACTGGTTTTGCAAGTAAACCTATGGATTCCATCAAGAAATTGACCGGAATCAATAAAACCTGGACAAACTTATTCTTACTTGAAAATGGGTGAAGCGTTAACTCTCCAACAAAGCCGCCAATCCCTTTGACTTTGATGCTGTAGAAGATAATTAATAAGAACACCCCAAGCGATAAGCTGAATGTGATATTTGCGTCCGTACTCGGTACAACCTTCAAGTAGGTGTGACCTGGCTCAGCATCAAACGCAAGCACGTTAAATTTGTCGGCTAACCATGGCAACAGATCAACTGGCACAAGATCCATCAGGTTCATCAAGAAGATCCAGACGAAAATTGTTAACGCCAACGGTGCGATCAACGGGTTTCTACCGTGGAAAGTATCCTTAACGGACTTATCGACGAACTCGACGACCATTTCAACAAATGACTGCCATCTTCCTGGTTTTTCAATCTGTGCGTTTCTGGCTACTTTCCAGAAACTGAAACAAAATAATGCACCTAAAAGGAAAGAGAAAATAAGACTGTCGACATTAAATGTCCAAAAACCAGCCTCTGTACACTGATTCCATGCCCAACCTTCATCAGTTTTACACACTTGCCAGTTTTGTAAGTGGTGCTTGATATACTCAACGCTGGTTTGATTCTCTGAAGATGCCATTGCTTCTTAAACCCTATACTCTTAAATCAAGTAAAACGCTCATGCCTGTCAGCATAGCGTTCCTGAAATCACTTAATAATCAACGGTGCAAACCACTGGGAAAGCACAATGATTGAAAACCCAATCAAAAGTGCACCTGCATGCACCGGTAATGTTGTAAACGCAAGCACTAGCAACACAATGGTCAGCATTAGCTTAATGCTCTCACCCATTGCAAAGGCTCTTTTCACTTGTTGAGCCGCCTGTGCGCCAGACTTACGAAATACGATTGTGGCAAAGACAAAGTTGACTAACACCACAATAAGACTACCAACCCCTAGTGACAGGCTGATGGTTCCTGACATTAACAAACCTACCAGAAACAAAGCAAAACTGATGCCCAACTGCACAAGTACCATCTTGTAGGCCTGCTTACGGCCTTTTCGAGCTAATGATTGACTCATGCGACTTAAACCAGTTTCACCACATATTCGGGCGGCAAGTATAAAGATTTAACCGACTTTTATCAACTAAACCACTGCTTGATCGGCGTTTTTTTTATCCTGTTAACTTAACAAAATCAGGTGGACACCATACCTAGTGCTTTAGTCCGCCTCAATACCTAAATGTTGTAAGATACCGTCCAGCTCATCCAGGCTATGGTAGTTAATCACCAGGTTACCTTTACCCTTATTGCCGTGATTGATGTTGACTGTGGCACCTATCTTATCCGCCAGTTGCTGCTCTAGCGCTACAATATGATGATCTTTTTCTGTTTTTTTCTTCTTTTGCTTCGGTTCATTGATGTTTCTGATCAACTTTTCGGTTTCTCTGACCGTTAAACCTTTCTGCACTACAGTTTTCGCTGTGTCTGACTGTTGACTGCCATTCAGGGCCAGTAGTGCTCTTGCATGTCCCATCTCCAGGTCACCACGTTCCAGCAGCGTTTTACAGGCTTCCGTTAACTGCATCAATCTTAATAAGTTCGTTACAGTTGTACGGCTTTTACCAACCGCATCCGCCGTTTGCTGATGCGAAAGATTGAACTCTTCTTTTAAGCGATGCAGAGCATTAGCTTCTTCCATGGCATTCAGATCTTCACGCTGAATATTCTCGATAAGGGCCATTGCAATAGCCGCTTCATCAGGAACTTCCTTTATTAGAACAGGAACTTGATGTAATTCTGCTCGTTGGGCAGCACGCCAGCGACGCTCACCGGCTATAATTTCATATTTGTCCTTGCTGACAGGGCGGATGACAATCGGTTGGATCATTCCCTGAGCCCTAATTGAATCTGCTAACTCCTCAAGGCCTTCCTCAGTCATGACTCGACGAGGCTGGTACTGACCTGGCTGCAGGAATTCAATCGGTATCTCCTTCAGTACACCATCTTGATTCAGAACCGACTCTGACTCTGACGATGTGTTTGAAGCTTGTTTCACTGGTCTGCTGCTGGTTCCCAGCAGTGCATCCAACCCCTTACCCAAACCTCGTTTACTCATGAAAAATCCTCTAAGTTCCTGATTATCATCATTTATGCAGCTCGACGGCGCTTAATAATTTCACCCGCTAAAGCTAGATAGGCCTTTGAACCATTTGAACTACGGTCATAGAAAAGTACTGGCACCCCATGGCTCGGAGCTTCTGCCAGTCGTACATTTCTAGGGATAACCGTTCTATAGACTTTATCCGAAAAATGGCTGAACAATTGACGTGAAACCTCCAGTGACAAACGGTTTCTGGGGTCATACATGGTTCGTAGAATCCCCTCAATTTCAAGCCCCGGATTAACGTGTTCCTGAACCTGGTGAATGGTGTTCAGTAGTGCTGATAGCCCTTCTAGAGCATAGTACTCACACTGCATCGGAATAATTACCGAGTCAGATGCAACCAGGGAGTTTAAAGTCAGCATATTTAACGAAGGAGGGCAGTCAATCAGGATGTAGTCGTATAACTCTTCGATGCGCTGTAGTGCTTTCTTTAGACGCTGCTCTTTATCATCCAGCTCCAGCAAATGCACTTCTGCAGCGGTTAAGTCACCATTAGACGGTAGTACGTCATATCCACCGACATTGGCCGGAACAATATGACTCTTTACTTCCTCAGGCTCCATTAGAGAATCATAGGTTGATAACTCCAACTCCGACTTCTCGATACCAGATCCCATTGTGGCATTACCCTGTGGATCCATATCAATCATGAGTACACGCTGGTTTTCCTGTACTAATGAAGCGGCAAGATTCACACTGGAGGTCGTTTTACCGACTCCACCCTTCTGATTGGTAATGGCAATGATGTAAGCCACGAAGCACCTCAAATTTGCTGTTATGATATTTTTTGCAGATAGATAAAATACCGTGTTGCGTCTAAATTGGGAACCTTTACTTGTTTTGATTCCACTAATTCTAATGTTTCTGCTAATTCTTCAATTTCTTGCTGCGGGTAAACCCCTTTCATCGCAAGCCACTGACCACCTTTTGCCAGCAGATGCCAGGTCCAGTCCGTCATGTCTTTCAGTGATGCGAAGGCACGCGAAAGTATGCAAGCATACCCTGAATCCGATTGAAAGTCTTGTACCCTTTTATTCACCACTGTGACATTTTTCAGACCCAGCTCATAGACAACCTGCTTTAAAAATCGCGTTTTTTTGCTATTGGTATCTAATAGGGTAAATTCTTTATTTGGATTTAATATTGCAAGTGGTATACCCGGCAAACCGCCACCAGTACCTACATCCAGACAGCTGTCAAACTGCTTGATAGCAGGGGAAACTACGACTGAATCCAGCAGGTGCAAATACAAAGCTTCCTTCGGATCACGAATCGCCGTCAGGTTAAATGCCTTATTCCACTTCAATAACGACGATAGGTAGTTTAGTAACTGCTCACTTTGCTTATCGCTTACCGAGATACCCAGTTTTTCACATTCTTTATTAAATTCTGGTTGCAGTTGTTTTAATACTTGATTCACTAAAAGACACTCTTTTTATTTTATCGCTTAGTTTGCAGATTAACCGTATCTAGCCCCTTAACATTGAGCCAAGTTACTCCCAAAATACCGCAAACAAAATCCTGGATGATTTTGTTAAGAGCTTTCAGCACAAGGAGGTGCTGTAAACTCTGATGTGGAAAATATTTTGGGTGTAGCGCAGGAAGTCATGCTTGTATGACCTCAATGTTCGGGGTGGCCTTCTTTTGGTTCCTTTTCTTGGCCACTCAAGAAAAGGAACAGGTCATTATGCTGACTTCAAATGCTTACGCTTTTTCAAATACACCAGTAACAACGAAATCGCGGCTGGAGTAACACCTGAAATTCGGCTCGCCTGTCCTATGGTCTCAGGTTTCAAGTTTTGCAGTTTCTGCGCAACTTCGTTCGATAATCCTTTTACCTGGGTATAATCAATATCTGCGGGCAAGACTGTGTGTTCATTTTTAAGATTGCGCTCAATCTCATCCTTTTGTCTATCAATATACCCCGAGTACTTAGTTTGTATCTGTACCTGTTCGGCTACCTTGACGTCCTCTACCGCGGGACCTAATTCAGGCTGCGTCATTAATAGTTCATAGCTGATGTCAGGACGACGTAATAATTCCTGTGCTTTATAAGCTCGGCTCAATGGTTTCTCGATCGATTGATTTAAACCTTTTGCTGCATCACTTTCTGGTGTAATAACCAGTTTTGAAATGCGTTTTAATTCGTTATCAATCGCTTCACGCTTCTGATTGAAGGCAACCCAGCGGGCTTCATCGACCAGACCGAGCTGTCGACCGCGTTCAGTTAAGCGAAGATCGGCATTATCTTCACGCAGGATCAGTCGATACTCGGCACGAGAAGTAAACATCCGGTAAGGTTCCTGCGTTCCTCGAGTAATGAGGTCATCAATTAAAACGCCTATGTAGGCTTCATCACGACGGGGTGACCAGCTTTCTTTACCCTGTACCTGAAGCGCTGCGTTCATACCGGCGATAAGACCTTGCGCACCAGCTTCTTCATAACCTGTTGTACCATTAATCTGGCCCGCAAAGTAAAGACCATCGATAAACTTGGTCTCAAGCGACGCTTTAAGATCCCTAGGATCGAAGAAATCATACTCAATAGCGTAGCCCGGTCGAGTAATATGGGCGTTTTCGAAGCCTTTGATTGAACGAACAAAACTCATCTGTACATCGAATGGCAAACTGGTCGAGATACCATTCGGATAAAGTTCGTGTGTATTTAAACCTTCCGGCTCGACAAAAATCTGGTGACTGCTCTTATCACTGAATCGCATGACTTTATCTTCAATAGAAGGGCAGTAGCGAGGGCCGACCCCTTCAATTTCACCCGAGTACATCGGAGATCGATCCAAGCCGCCACGAATAATATCGTGTGTCTGTTCGCTGGTATGAGTAATCCAACAGGCAATTTGTTCAGGATGTTGCGTCGCATTTCCCATAAATGAGAAGGTAGGAACCGGAGTATCACCTGGTTGCTGCTCTAGTTGTGAAAAATCTACCGACTTAGCATCAATACGCGGTGGCGTTCCTGTCTTTAAACGATCAACTCGGAAAGGTAATTCACGTAAACGATCAGCCAAAGCAATCGATGGTGGATCACCCGCGCGCCCTCCCGAATGATTCTCTGTTCCGATGTGTATTTTACCACCCAGAAATGTCCCTACAGTCAAAACTACCGCGTCCGCATAGAAATCCAGGCCCATCTGTGTCTTTACACCAATTACTTTTTGAGCAGCGCTTTCATTTTCCACTATCAGGTCCACTACAGCATTTTGAAAAATACTCAGGTTTTCCTGGTTTTCCAGAATTTCACGAATAGCAGACTTATATAGAGCA
This window harbors:
- the mnmG gene encoding tRNA uridine-5-carboxymethylaminomethyl(34) synthesis enzyme MnmG; this encodes MRYPENYSVIIIGGGHAGTEAALASARMGVKTLLLTHNIDTLGQMSCNPAIGGIGKGHLVKEIDALGGAMAKAIDRAGIQFRTLNASKGPAVRATRAQADRALYKSAIREILENQENLSIFQNAVVDLIVENESAAQKVIGVKTQMGLDFYADAVVLTVGTFLGGKIHIGTENHSGGRAGDPPSIALADRLRELPFRVDRLKTGTPPRIDAKSVDFSQLEQQPGDTPVPTFSFMGNATQHPEQIACWITHTSEQTHDIIRGGLDRSPMYSGEIEGVGPRYCPSIEDKVMRFSDKSSHQIFVEPEGLNTHELYPNGISTSLPFDVQMSFVRSIKGFENAHITRPGYAIEYDFFDPRDLKASLETKFIDGLYFAGQINGTTGYEEAGAQGLIAGMNAALQVQGKESWSPRRDEAYIGVLIDDLITRGTQEPYRMFTSRAEYRLILREDNADLRLTERGRQLGLVDEARWVAFNQKREAIDNELKRISKLVITPESDAAKGLNQSIEKPLSRAYKAQELLRRPDISYELLMTQPELGPAVEDVKVAEQVQIQTKYSGYIDRQKDEIERNLKNEHTVLPADIDYTQVKGLSNEVAQKLQNLKPETIGQASRISGVTPAAISLLLVYLKKRKHLKSA